The following are from one region of the Phormidium sp. PBR-2020 genome:
- a CDS encoding C39 family peptidase, protein MKLQDFLGTDLKYDYKDMAADEALTRQIQVRLIDMGLLDPPADGLFGPLSTAAFDRFQDLMQVNEMGYLGAATARLIIQTRRQDLPKPPPELKILQNTVFKSRPVQSSVLPENEKRSIPAGESFTLVDYEVVRDHLRIALRSVAFPKRGDNGKVEDSKIWYAFRQHVEIWEEEDRQVPLQKPTTIRLDVPYKSQLDNWYNPMGSCNVTSIAMCLSYLGARRRSSVGQFEDELYEYMIRRGWSRHSPYDLARVVHDYGCRDTFRTNATIEEAQDWLAGGNPAVIHGYFTSFGHIIVLVGYDDRGFIVHDPYGEWFEWGYRNDLSGAFLHYSYGLIRRVCIPDGQFWVHFISR, encoded by the coding sequence ATGAAGCTACAGGACTTTCTCGGGACTGATCTGAAATACGACTATAAGGATATGGCCGCTGACGAGGCGTTAACTCGTCAAATCCAGGTACGCCTGATTGATATGGGGTTATTAGACCCCCCCGCCGATGGACTTTTTGGCCCCCTCAGCACGGCCGCCTTTGACCGCTTTCAGGATTTGATGCAGGTCAATGAGATGGGATATCTCGGGGCCGCTACCGCTCGTTTGATCATTCAAACCCGACGGCAAGATTTACCGAAACCGCCGCCGGAGCTGAAAATTCTGCAAAATACCGTCTTTAAATCGCGCCCTGTTCAGTCCTCGGTTTTGCCTGAGAACGAAAAACGTTCGATTCCGGCGGGTGAAAGCTTTACCCTAGTGGATTATGAGGTGGTGCGAGACCATTTACGTATTGCCCTGCGGAGTGTGGCGTTTCCCAAACGGGGGGACAACGGCAAGGTGGAAGATTCTAAAATCTGGTATGCCTTCCGGCAGCATGTGGAAATTTGGGAAGAGGAGGATCGTCAGGTTCCTCTACAAAAACCAACGACGATCCGCCTCGATGTTCCCTACAAGTCCCAACTGGATAATTGGTATAACCCGATGGGATCGTGTAATGTCACCTCCATTGCCATGTGTTTGTCCTATTTGGGGGCCCGTCGCCGTAGCAGTGTGGGCCAGTTTGAGGATGAACTCTATGAATACATGATTCGTCGTGGCTGGAGTCGTCATAGTCCCTATGATTTGGCGCGAGTGGTGCATGACTATGGCTGTCGTGATACCTTTCGCACCAATGCCACCATTGAGGAGGCCCAGGACTGGCTGGCGGGGGGGAATCCAGCGGTGATTCATGGCTATTTCACCTCGTTCGGTCACATTATCGTTTTAGTGGGCTACGACGATCGCGGCTTTATTGTCCATGATCCCTATGGGGAATGGTTTGAATGGGGCTATCGCAATGATTTGAGTGGTGCGTTTCTTCACTACTCCTATGGCTTGATTCGCCGGGTTTGTATTCCGGATGGCCAGTTCTGGGTTCACTTCATCTCCCGGTAA
- a CDS encoding histidine kinase, producing MATIPKILKERRDYNTWVANETFEDYSLRYTPKSFRKWSELLVANTALGGISFLALEAIGGSLVINYGFSNTFWAISLVSLIIFLAGIPIAYYAAKYNIDMDLLTRGAGFGYIGSTITSVIYASFTFIFFALEAAIMAQALNLYVNLPLPWGYFLCSVIIIPMVFYGVTFINRLQLWTQPLWLLLMVMPYLFVLHREPGVLSRWLEFGGNSSSGAGFDPLLFGAAATVSFSLIAQLGEQVDYLRFLPDRQPHNHRRWWFAAMAAGPGWIILGWAKQIGGAFLAFLALEHGIAIAKAKEPVYMYLAGFQDVFTSPETVLGVVTLFVVVSQIKINVTNAYAGSLAWSNFFSRLTHNHPGRVVWLVFNVAISLLLMELGVFETLEAVLGLYSNVAIAWIGALVADLVINKPLGWSPSYIEFKRAHLYNINPVGFGATVIASLVAISAFVGVWGDYAQAYSPFLALGLAFILSPILAKLTGGRFYIARVNPYQSQIEAAAVIARMDQTLNGGIRTLDNHDLIDCCLCEQSYEPQDMAYCPVYEGAICSLCCSLDSRCHDRCKPPMQLGQLSFLQPLQAAFDSKIAPHLDRKLLRFLGAFTLVSSVTGLLFVVVGYLGLKDLPERSPHLDETFFTLFLGLYAPLLVILGIASWWYVLSEESRELAEEELAQQNQQLAQEIEERQRFQQQLEQLTQTLEQRVRERTEALSHALHSLKDTQAQLVQTEKMSGLGQLVAGVAHEINNPVNFIYGNLVHADEYIQDLLDFIHLYEQNCPMDDPEVSQRREEIELEFIAEDILKILGSMRVGAERIREIVSSLRNFSRLDEAEVKPVDLHEGVESTLTILGNRLKARSERPEITIIRDYGALPPVLCHAGSMNQVFMNILVNALDALDERDRQRQTEEIYAHPSLIRIATEFEAEFVRVIIEDNGPGIPADLRSQIFDPFFTTKPIGKGTGLGMSICYQIVTEKHGGNLFYRPSVTGGAGFVIELPRNPTALTQQLLSKSQPQKLS from the coding sequence ATGGCTACTATCCCAAAAATCCTTAAAGAAAGGCGAGATTATAACACCTGGGTCGCCAATGAGACCTTTGAGGACTATTCTCTACGTTATACTCCCAAATCCTTTCGTAAATGGTCAGAGTTGTTGGTGGCAAATACAGCTTTAGGGGGAATTTCCTTTCTAGCTCTTGAGGCGATCGGTGGCTCTCTAGTCATCAACTATGGCTTCTCTAACACATTTTGGGCAATCAGTCTAGTTAGCTTGATTATTTTTTTAGCGGGGATTCCCATCGCTTACTATGCGGCAAAGTACAACATCGATATGGACTTACTCACTCGGGGAGCTGGGTTTGGTTATATCGGTTCAACCATTACCTCGGTGATTTATGCCTCTTTTACCTTTATTTTTTTTGCCTTAGAGGCAGCCATTATGGCCCAAGCTTTGAACCTTTATGTCAATTTACCATTGCCCTGGGGCTATTTTCTTTGTTCCGTGATCATCATTCCCATGGTTTTCTATGGAGTCACCTTTATCAATCGCCTACAACTATGGACACAACCGCTCTGGTTGCTTCTAATGGTGATGCCTTACCTGTTTGTATTACATCGGGAACCTGGAGTACTATCCCGCTGGCTAGAGTTTGGCGGCAACTCCTCGAGTGGGGCTGGATTCGACCCCTTACTGTTTGGGGCCGCCGCGACGGTGTCCTTTTCCCTGATTGCTCAACTGGGTGAGCAAGTGGATTACTTACGATTTTTACCCGATCGCCAACCCCATAATCATCGCCGCTGGTGGTTCGCGGCCATGGCTGCTGGCCCCGGTTGGATTATTTTGGGCTGGGCCAAACAAATTGGGGGAGCTTTTCTGGCCTTCCTGGCCCTCGAACATGGAATTGCGATCGCCAAAGCCAAGGAACCTGTCTATATGTATTTGGCTGGGTTTCAAGATGTCTTTACCTCGCCAGAAACGGTGTTGGGGGTGGTGACGTTGTTTGTGGTGGTCTCCCAGATTAAAATTAACGTCACCAATGCCTATGCTGGATCTCTGGCTTGGTCAAATTTCTTTTCTCGTCTGACGCACAATCACCCCGGGCGAGTCGTCTGGCTGGTGTTTAACGTGGCCATCTCCCTGTTGTTGATGGAGTTGGGGGTGTTTGAAACCTTAGAAGCCGTGTTGGGGCTATATTCGAACGTGGCGATCGCCTGGATTGGTGCCCTGGTGGCAGACTTAGTCATCAATAAACCCCTAGGCTGGAGTCCGTCCTATATTGAATTTAAACGGGCCCATCTCTACAATATTAACCCGGTGGGCTTTGGGGCAACGGTGATCGCGTCGTTGGTGGCCATCTCGGCCTTCGTGGGGGTTTGGGGAGACTACGCCCAAGCCTATTCCCCCTTTCTGGCGCTAGGACTGGCGTTTATCCTCTCGCCTATCCTAGCGAAACTCACGGGAGGACGCTTTTACATTGCCCGGGTGAATCCCTATCAAAGCCAAATCGAAGCCGCTGCGGTAATTGCCAGGATGGATCAGACGCTCAATGGCGGCATCCGTACCCTAGACAATCATGATTTAATCGATTGCTGTCTGTGTGAGCAATCCTACGAACCACAAGACATGGCCTACTGCCCCGTCTATGAGGGAGCCATCTGTTCCTTGTGCTGTAGCTTAGATTCTCGCTGCCATGATCGCTGTAAACCCCCCATGCAACTGGGGCAACTCTCCTTCTTACAACCGCTTCAAGCTGCCTTTGATAGCAAAATTGCTCCCCACCTGGACCGAAAATTACTACGATTCCTGGGGGCTTTTACCCTGGTATCGAGTGTTACCGGGCTTTTGTTTGTGGTGGTGGGCTACCTGGGCCTGAAAGACTTACCGGAGCGATCGCCCCACCTGGATGAAACCTTTTTTACCCTATTTCTGGGCCTCTATGCTCCGTTGTTGGTGATTTTGGGCATCGCATCTTGGTGGTATGTTCTGAGTGAGGAAAGTCGCGAACTGGCAGAAGAGGAGTTAGCGCAGCAAAATCAGCAGTTGGCCCAGGAAATTGAGGAACGACAACGGTTCCAACAGCAACTTGAACAGCTCACTCAAACCTTAGAACAGCGCGTTAGGGAGCGAACGGAAGCTCTTTCTCACGCGTTACACAGTCTCAAAGATACCCAGGCCCAGTTAGTGCAAACCGAGAAGATGTCGGGTTTGGGGCAATTGGTGGCTGGGGTGGCTCATGAAATTAACAATCCAGTGAACTTCATTTATGGCAATTTAGTCCATGCCGATGAGTATATCCAGGATTTATTGGACTTTATCCACCTCTACGAGCAGAATTGTCCGATGGATGATCCAGAGGTGAGCCAACGGCGAGAGGAGATTGAACTGGAATTTATTGCTGAGGATATCCTCAAGATTCTGGGTTCGATGCGAGTTGGGGCCGAACGCATTCGGGAAATTGTGTCAAGTCTGCGCAATTTCAGTCGTCTGGATGAGGCGGAGGTGAAACCCGTGGATCTCCATGAGGGGGTTGAGAGTACCTTAACCATTTTAGGGAATCGCCTTAAAGCTCGATCTGAGCGCCCTGAAATCACCATTATCCGGGACTACGGGGCCTTACCGCCGGTGTTGTGTCATGCGGGTTCGATGAATCAAGTCTTTATGAATATCCTTGTCAATGCCTTAGATGCTCTCGATGAGCGCGATCGCCAACGTCAGACGGAGGAGATTTATGCTCATCCCAGTCTAATTCGTATTGCTACAGAGTTTGAGGCGGAGTTCGTGCGGGTCATCATTGAGGATAACGGCCCGGGGATTCCCGCAGATTTGCGATCGCAGATCTTCGATCCCTTCTTTACCACCAAACCCATTGGCAAGGGAACCGGCCTTGGGATGTCCATTTGCTACCAGATCGTCACCGAGAAACATGGCGGCAACCTATTCTATCGGCCGTCTGTGACGGGTGGAGCTGGGTTTGTGATTGAGTTGCCTCGTAACCCGACGGCCCTAACTCAACAGCTTTTGTCTAAGAGTCAACCGCAGAAACTTTCATGA
- a CDS encoding pentapeptide repeat-containing protein has translation MGIANLSLGVPEAQAVAYEKQTLYGLDFVEQDLRDSNFTLATIRACNFTKANLQGVQLFRTKFKNVNLEGADLSFATLDSALFLESNLKNAILEGAFAYNSVFRNTEIEGADFTDIFLSDDTLMDLCEIASGTNPVTGNNTRDTLGCDYL, from the coding sequence CTGGGGATCGCCAACCTAAGCTTGGGTGTTCCTGAGGCCCAAGCGGTGGCCTATGAGAAGCAAACCCTCTATGGCCTAGATTTTGTGGAGCAGGATTTGCGAGACTCCAACTTTACCCTAGCAACGATTCGGGCCTGTAATTTCACCAAAGCCAACTTACAGGGGGTACAACTGTTTCGCACCAAGTTTAAGAATGTGAACTTGGAGGGGGCTGATTTAAGCTTCGCCACTCTAGACTCGGCTTTATTTCTAGAAAGCAATCTCAAGAATGCCATCCTGGAGGGGGCCTTCGCCTATAACTCAGTCTTTCGTAACACCGAAATTGAGGGAGCCGATTTTACAGATATCTTTCTCAGCGATGACACCTTGATGGACTTATGTGAGATTGCCTCAGGAACCAACCCAGTCACGGGCAATAATACCCGAGATACCCTAGGCTGCGACTATCTCTAA
- a CDS encoding YraN family protein: MTKGYSTSDNSRFKGHPTRNIVGTLGEDLVAQWLRRAGVRVLHQRWRCRLGELDIVAGFPATPETAKTLAFVEVKTRSRGNWDHDGRLALSPAKCQRLNQAARLFLSHFPQYAQLPCRFDLALVRCQRGPQGSATCPTTPKLPDVITIGQPVLVNQLQLTLQEYLVGVLD; encoded by the coding sequence ATGACGAAAGGTTATAGCACGTCTGATAACAGTCGTTTCAAGGGTCATCCTACCAGGAACATTGTGGGAACTCTAGGGGAAGACCTGGTTGCTCAATGGTTGCGGAGAGCAGGAGTTAGGGTGTTACACCAACGCTGGCGCTGTCGTTTGGGGGAATTGGACATTGTAGCTGGCTTTCCTGCTACTCCCGAAACCGCCAAAACCTTAGCCTTTGTGGAAGTGAAAACCCGCAGTCGTGGCAATTGGGATCACGATGGACGCTTGGCCCTGTCTCCTGCCAAATGTCAGCGTTTAAATCAGGCGGCCCGTCTCTTCTTATCTCATTTTCCTCAATATGCTCAACTCCCCTGTCGCTTTGACTTAGCCTTAGTCCGTTGTCAGCGGGGCCCCCAGGGTTCTGCAACGTGCCCTACAACGCCAAAGCTGCCCGATGTAATCACCATCGGACAGCCTGTGCTGGTTAATCAACTTCAACTGACCTTACAGGAGTACTTAGTCGGCGTCTTAGATTAA
- the queA gene encoding tRNA preQ1(34) S-adenosylmethionine ribosyltransferase-isomerase QueA, protein MIPISEDDLQLDAYDYQLPVEYIAQNPVTPRDHSRLLVVSSPNTHQHQRFWELPDWLKPGDLLVLNDTRVLPARLYGYKPSGAKVEVLLLEERQDNQWLALVKPGKRLKPGAEIRFDSPEATDSKPSFEAEVLSLDEATGGRLLQFRCPAGTTVLEMLEQYGEVPFPPYVTESQATSSQYQTVYAREAGSAAAPTAGLHFTPELLGRLQNQGVRQAFVTLHVGVGTFRPVETSDIRKHLMHQEWVEVPEATVQAIRHTRSQGGRVIAVGTTAVRSLESAAQRQPSGDLAPFSGKTDLFIYPGYRWQVVDGLITNFHLPKSSLMMMVSALLGRERLLRLYEEAIAQNYRFFSFGDAMLITPEARLS, encoded by the coding sequence ATGATCCCCATCTCTGAGGACGATTTACAACTGGATGCTTATGATTATCAGCTTCCAGTCGAATACATTGCTCAAAATCCCGTGACTCCTCGTGATCACTCCCGTTTGCTGGTGGTTAGTTCTCCTAACACCCATCAGCATCAACGGTTCTGGGAGTTACCCGATTGGCTCAAACCCGGTGATTTACTGGTTTTAAACGATACTCGGGTGTTACCTGCTCGTCTTTATGGGTATAAGCCAAGTGGAGCCAAGGTTGAGGTGTTACTACTAGAGGAACGCCAAGACAATCAGTGGTTGGCGTTAGTTAAACCGGGGAAACGGCTGAAGCCGGGTGCTGAAATTCGCTTTGATTCCCCTGAAGCTACGGACTCAAAGCCCTCGTTTGAGGCTGAGGTGCTTTCCCTGGATGAGGCGACTGGGGGACGACTGTTACAGTTTCGTTGTCCTGCGGGAACCACGGTGCTTGAGATGTTAGAACAGTATGGAGAGGTTCCTTTTCCTCCCTATGTGACAGAGTCCCAAGCTACTAGCAGCCAATATCAGACTGTGTATGCTCGCGAGGCCGGTTCGGCGGCGGCCCCCACGGCGGGATTGCACTTCACCCCAGAACTTCTCGGACGATTGCAGAATCAGGGTGTACGTCAAGCCTTTGTCACCCTTCATGTGGGAGTGGGAACGTTCCGGCCCGTGGAAACGTCGGATATCCGTAAGCATCTGATGCACCAAGAATGGGTCGAGGTTCCTGAAGCGACGGTGCAGGCGATTCGTCACACTCGTTCGCAAGGAGGACGGGTGATTGCCGTCGGTACCACAGCGGTGCGATCGCTTGAGTCTGCGGCCCAGAGACAACCCTCTGGAGACTTGGCCCCATTTTCTGGCAAAACGGATCTCTTTATTTATCCTGGATATCGCTGGCAAGTCGTGGATGGATTGATTACCAATTTCCATCTCCCCAAGTCCAGTTTGATGATGATGGTCTCGGCCTTGCTAGGACGGGAGCGACTGTTAAGACTGTATGAGGAGGCGATCGCCCAAAATTATCGTTTTTTCTCTTTTGGGGATGCCATGCTGATTACACCTGAAGCCCGCTTATCATAG